The Bos indicus x Bos taurus breed Angus x Brahman F1 hybrid chromosome 15, Bos_hybrid_MaternalHap_v2.0, whole genome shotgun sequence genome includes a window with the following:
- the LOC113904726 gene encoding ecto-ADP-ribosyltransferase 5-like: protein MLAAQLITLGRLSLYILTSVGLYFTREAQGITSQYMDLAPDTFDDAYVGCSEKMEEVAVRLLKEEMAHHTRLRVAWENAGKYWEQKSSELSLPPGFKREHGIAVVLYTNSSNTLYQELNEAVRTGGRSWESYMKNFPFKALHFYLTRALQLLRGSEGCSRKPGLVVFHGARALLEPRRLWDPVRLGQFASSSLDCAIAHKFGPATFFIMRTCFGALIQDFSVFPEEREVLIPPQEIFLAVQFDQSKDQNRVTLSSSDHICSHFNCAYLGEKKRQSCVRLLRGHGDSLSKSAFSLLSWKTLLLASWGFQLLGAGL from the exons ATGCTGGCAGCTCAGTTGATCACCCTTGGCCGCCTCAgcctctacatcctcaccagtgTTGGCCTTTACTTCACCAGAGAG GCCCAGGGTATTACCTCTCAGTACATGGACCTGGCTCCAGACACCTTTGACGATGCCTATGTGGGCTGCtcagagaagatggaggaggtGGCGGTCCGTCTGCTAAAGGAGGAGATGGCCCACCATACCAGGCTGCGGGTTGCCTGGGAGAATGCTGGGAAGTACTGGGAGCAAAAAAGTTCAGAGCTCAGCTTGCCTCCAGGCTTCAAAAGAGAGCACGGAATTGCCGTTGTGCTCTACACAAACTCATCCAACACTTTGTATCAGGAGCTGAACGAGGCTGTGCGAACAGGCGGTCGATCCTGGGAGTCCTACATGAAAAACTTCCCCTTCAAGGCCCTGCATTTCTACCTGACCCGGGCTCTGCAGCTGCTGCGGGGCAGTGAGGGCTGCAGCAGGAAACCAGGGCTGGTGGTGTTCCATGGTGCGCGCGCTCTTCTTGAACCCAGGAGGCTGTGGGACCCTGTCCGCTTAGGCCAGTTTGCCTCCAGTTCCCTGGATTGTGCCATAGCCCATAAGTTTGGTCCTGCCACCTTTTTCATTATGAGGACTTGCTTTGGGGCCCTGATCCAGgacttttctgtctttcctgaGGAGCGTGAGGTGCTGATTCCCCCTCAAGAAATCTTCTTGGCCGTTCAATTTGATCAGAGTAAAGACCAGAACAGGGTGACTCTCTCCAGCAGTGATCACATCTGCAGTCACTTTAACTGCGCCTATCTGGGTG AGAAGAAGAGGCAGAGCTGTGTGCGTTTGCTAA GAGGGCATGGAGACTCACTCTCCAAGAGTGCCTTCTCTCTGCTGTCCTGGAAGACCCTGCTCTTGGCCTCTTGGGGGTTCCAGCTCCTAGGAGCTGGGCTCTGA